One uncultured Caproiciproducens sp. DNA segment encodes these proteins:
- the lexA gene encoding transcriptional repressor LexA — translation MLTKSQQKVYDYLKSRAENGLPPTVREICSATGLKSTSSVHAHLKTLERTGYISRDAGLNRAIHLMGEQSTIQVPIIGRVAAGQPILAVEEIEGYVPFSPAHHSDEEYFALNVRGESMKDAGILNGDIVVALRTPTALDGEIVVALIEDEATVKRLFREKDRVRLQPENPDYQPIYTKDVLILGKVVAVFRYY, via the coding sequence ATGTTAACCAAAAGCCAGCAAAAAGTATATGATTATTTAAAAAGCAGAGCTGAAAACGGACTTCCGCCGACTGTGCGCGAAATCTGCAGCGCAACCGGCCTGAAGTCAACCTCCAGTGTACATGCACATCTAAAAACACTGGAGCGAACCGGTTATATCAGCCGTGATGCGGGATTGAACCGCGCAATTCATCTTATGGGCGAGCAAAGCACCATACAGGTACCGATCATCGGAAGAGTCGCCGCCGGGCAGCCGATTTTGGCTGTGGAGGAAATAGAGGGATATGTTCCATTCTCCCCTGCACATCACAGCGATGAGGAATACTTTGCGCTGAATGTGCGCGGTGAAAGTATGAAGGATGCGGGCATTCTGAACGGTGATATTGTCGTCGCATTGAGAACGCCGACCGCCCTTGACGGAGAGATTGTGGTTGCACTGATTGAGGATGAAGCGACGGTAAAACGTCTGTTTCGTGAGAAAGACAGGGTGCGCCTTCAGCCGGAAAACCCGGATTATCAGCCAATCTATACGAAAGACGTATTGATTTTAGGCAAAGTGGTAGCCGTATTTCGTTATTATTAA